From a single Candidatus Poribacteria bacterium genomic region:
- a CDS encoding Gfo/Idh/MocA family oxidoreductase produces the protein MSTVRIGVVGCGAIAQVQHLPNLLELDDEFEVPIVCDVSPGQAEYVARRFKVPQYVTDIRDMLAADIDAVLLCHTDPKTEAAVQAFEAGKHVFIEKPICTSLQEADAMIDAMRKSGKVGQAGYMKVYEPAFEMAKREVDTMDDIKFVQTNHLHPSNELHLSHFKVKRFNDLPPAAMMERQEASRAARREAFGNLFEKAESCGIAYGLIHDLYSLRTMLGVPSAVISTEIWNDRRAITTILEYPNGARCVVSRVDLNKLWDFKQTLEIYSEAKRVILSYPTGFSRRVLTKLVVQGIDEEGNSFYKEPAIPWDSGFTRELLHLRECITQSTPSRSSLVDARDDIALIIDITKAYITRSPVYR, from the coding sequence ATGTCAACAGTACGAATTGGCGTTGTTGGATGCGGTGCAATCGCTCAAGTCCAACATCTTCCCAACTTGCTTGAACTTGACGATGAATTTGAAGTGCCTATCGTCTGCGACGTGTCACCGGGACAGGCAGAATATGTGGCTCGCAGGTTCAAAGTTCCCCAGTATGTCACCGATATTCGCGATATGCTAGCGGCAGACATCGACGCGGTACTGCTCTGCCATACGGATCCCAAGACTGAGGCAGCGGTACAAGCCTTTGAGGCGGGAAAGCATGTTTTCATCGAAAAGCCCATCTGTACCTCCTTGCAGGAGGCCGATGCGATGATCGATGCAATGCGAAAATCGGGGAAGGTTGGCCAAGCGGGATACATGAAGGTATACGAACCAGCCTTTGAGATGGCGAAACGCGAAGTTGATACGATGGACGATATTAAATTTGTGCAGACCAATCATCTGCATCCGAGCAATGAGCTCCACCTGAGCCATTTCAAGGTCAAGCGGTTCAATGATCTGCCGCCCGCTGCCATGATGGAACGGCAGGAAGCATCTAGAGCCGCACGGCGCGAAGCGTTTGGGAATCTCTTTGAGAAGGCTGAATCTTGCGGCATCGCCTACGGTCTCATCCACGACCTTTACAGCCTACGAACTATGCTAGGTGTACCGAGCGCCGTCATCAGCACAGAAATTTGGAACGACCGCCGAGCTATAACAACTATCTTGGAATATCCCAACGGAGCGCGTTGCGTCGTCAGCCGAGTAGATCTCAACAAGTTGTGGGATTTCAAGCAGACCCTTGAGATCTACAGCGAAGCCAAGCGGGTCATCCTCTCGTACCCAACCGGCTTTTCGCGTCGGGTGCTTACAAAGTTGGTCGTGCAGGGTATTGACGAGGAAGGTAACAGTTTCTACAAGGAACCAGCAATTCCGTGGGACAGCGGGTTTACCCGCGAGCTGCTCCACCTCCGCGAGTGTATCACCCAAAGCACCCCTTCGCGCTCTTCACTCGTAGATGCGCGGGACGATATTGCGCTCATCATCGACATCACCAAAGCGTATATTACCCGGTCGCCCGTCTATCGATAA
- a CDS encoding VOC family protein, which produces MDASLWNIGIKVEDLDAEIGFFEELGAKLLSRGSRIREDGAHPHALLEFGGTRLFLTPKPVFQEALNHPLMPGLTHAVFEVDDLDEAYQRLIALGTEVLLEPVEISTDFGSRRISFYRSPNGLVFEVMQIIESKV; this is translated from the coding sequence ATGGATGCGAGCCTTTGGAATATCGGTATCAAGGTGGAGGATCTGGATGCGGAGATCGGCTTTTTTGAGGAATTGGGCGCCAAACTGTTAAGTCGTGGCTCACGCATTAGGGAAGATGGAGCACATCCCCATGCGTTGCTGGAGTTCGGTGGAACCCGCCTCTTTCTGACCCCGAAACCGGTCTTTCAGGAGGCGCTCAACCATCCGCTCATGCCCGGACTGACTCACGCGGTGTTTGAGGTCGATGACTTGGACGAGGCATACCAACGACTTATCGCGTTAGGCACGGAAGTGCTCCTAGAACCGGTGGAGATTAGCACCGATTTTGGGTCACGCCGAATCTCTTTTTACAGATCGCCCAACGGTCTTGTCTTTGAGGTGATGCAGATTATAGAATCGAAGGTGTAG
- a CDS encoding phytanoyl-CoA dioxygenase family protein, with the protein MQVNPQQLLDDGYIILREVIPPGQLEELRDCFETLVERQKVIWTEERQPDDPPGGYWETAAQPRVFFDGVADETTAKAVEFCLHENTLGVSRQLMQAPEASPTLMALMCSPVRDHGPANWHRDIDPVTQAPLRGMQMDVIDNAPAYVQWNIPLYDDSVFWVVPKSHKRPNTETENDHLATKGREPIPGGMPVELNAGDGIVYIHMMLHWGSNYSPKLRRTVHLGYRSFGGPIYPLVNHFYWHPDFTTRMPQETRERFKHFYQLHEQQCDVIESTFRAILAKDAEAFRNGLVTLHPGEAWRMVCVVYLSKLVEKTHTLKQSNVANLPFEERVAAISEHQLNFYLFEDFSRRFSAEEADLLWNRFRTLYDKMQEEIDRSVPNLESRQDRLLLTDMPADFDVEDFINSW; encoded by the coding sequence ATGCAAGTCAATCCACAACAGCTGCTTGACGATGGCTATATCATTCTGCGCGAGGTCATTCCGCCGGGGCAGCTAGAAGAACTGCGCGACTGTTTCGAAACGCTAGTTGAGCGGCAGAAGGTCATCTGGACGGAGGAACGCCAACCTGACGATCCACCGGGAGGCTATTGGGAAACCGCAGCGCAACCGCGTGTATTCTTCGATGGTGTCGCTGACGAGACAACCGCTAAAGCGGTGGAGTTTTGCTTGCACGAAAATACTTTGGGCGTCAGCCGCCAACTGATGCAGGCACCGGAGGCTTCCCCAACACTGATGGCTCTGATGTGCAGCCCGGTGCGAGATCATGGACCTGCCAACTGGCATCGCGATATTGATCCCGTTACACAGGCACCTCTACGGGGTATGCAGATGGATGTGATTGACAATGCACCGGCTTACGTCCAATGGAACATCCCCCTCTATGATGACAGCGTATTTTGGGTCGTGCCGAAAAGTCACAAACGCCCTAACACAGAAACGGAAAATGACCACTTGGCGACAAAGGGACGGGAGCCAATACCGGGTGGGATGCCGGTGGAACTTAACGCCGGTGACGGTATCGTCTATATCCACATGATGCTGCACTGGGGAAGTAACTACAGCCCAAAGTTACGGCGGACGGTGCATCTTGGTTATCGCTCTTTCGGCGGTCCTATTTATCCCTTGGTCAACCACTTCTACTGGCATCCGGATTTCACGACGCGCATGCCGCAAGAGACACGAGAACGGTTTAAGCATTTCTATCAACTACACGAACAACAGTGTGATGTGATTGAATCCACTTTCCGCGCCATCCTCGCTAAAGATGCGGAGGCATTCCGCAATGGACTTGTGACACTTCATCCCGGCGAAGCATGGCGGATGGTATGTGTGGTCTATCTATCCAAATTGGTGGAAAAAACGCACACATTGAAACAGTCGAATGTCGCTAACCTACCGTTTGAGGAGCGTGTGGCTGCCATCTCGGAGCACCAGCTCAATTTCTATCTGTTCGAGGACTTTTCTCGCCGCTTCTCGGCAGAGGAGGCTGACCTACTTTGGAATCGGTTTCGGACGCTTTATGATAAAATGCAGGAGGAGATAGACCGGTCTGTTCCTAACTTGGAGTCTCGACAGGACCGGTTATTGCTGACTGACATGCCCGCTGATTTCGATGTGGAGGACTTTATCAATAGTTGGTAG